The nucleotide window CGTGCTTGTGCCACCGGCACACCACCCGCTCCCCGCTATCATCATTCGGCGGTGGTGTATTGCAATTCCATGTTTATTTTTGGTGGCTATACGGGTGATATACACAGCAATTCGAATCTCACGAATAAAAATGATCTATTTGAGTATGAATTTCAAAGGGCCATGTGGGTGGAGTGGAAATTTTCGGGAAAGTAAGTTGACGAGACAGAATATTGGGGaaactgaattaattaatataaaatttgttattttattagaaTGCCGGTGGCTCGTTCAGCTCATGGTGCAGCAGTTTATGATAATAAAATGTGGATTTATGCGGGCTATGATGGTAATGCAAGGTTAAACGATATGTGGACTTTAAATTTATCGGTGAGTatagggaaattttaaaaattattaaaagtatttaaaaaataatgaaaattactgATGTAGATTCAGAGAAATTAaagcgaaattttttaaattataccaaaTAATTCTTTATTAATAGAAATAATGCTTAgtaatgaaaaaatgttttaaaaatcctatctaaataaaatgttcctcaagggaaattttcaaaattttttcaaattcttgtTCTTTCTTAAATAACATGTTTAATTAtgaatgaaattgagaaaaatcttgtttaaataaaatttccttaaaagggaaatttttttatgctagggaaattttaaaaattttataattttttgcttaactGTTGGGAATTATTCATTATaacgaataaaaattcaaaaaactttgtctgaataaaattttgttaaattcttctttattcttaaataaaatgcttaataatgaataaaatttagaaaaatctggtttaaataaaatttccctttaggggaaattttttaaaataagggaaatttctaaaattctagcaaatttttctttattcttaaATAACATGcttaataatgaataaaattgagaaaaatcttgtttcaataaaatttcccttcagggaaaattttttaaaacaagggaaatttccaaaaatctatcaaatttttctttattcttaaATAACATGcttaataatgtaaaaatttgagaaaaattttgttttaataaaatttcactttaggggaaattttttagaagaagggaaatttctaaaattctagcaaatttttctttattcttaaataaaatgCTTAATAATGTAAACATTTGAGAAAAATCTTGTatcaataaaatttcccttcaggggaaattttttaaaacaagggaaatttctaaaattctagcaattttttttttattctttaataaaatgtttaaaaaagtttgagaaaaatcttgtttaaataaaatatcccTTCaggggaaattttttaataaaagttaaatttctaaaattctagcaatttttttttattcttaaataaaattcttaataatgtaaacatttgagaaaaatcttgttttaataaaatttccctttaggggaaattttttaaaataagggaaatttctaaaattctagcaaatttttctttattcttaaataaaatgtttaataatgtaaaaatatgagaaaaatcttgtttaaataaaatttccctttaggGGAAATTTTTTAGAagggaaatttctaaaattctagctaatttttctttattcttaaataaaatgcttaataatgtaagcatttgagaaaaatcttgtttaaataaaatttcccttcatgggaaattttttaaaataaaggaaatttctaaaattctagcaaatttttctttattcttaaataaaatgcttaataatgaaaaagtttgagaaaaatcttgtttaaataaaatttcccttcaggggaaattttttaaaacaagggaaatttctaaaattctagcaaatttttctttattcttaaataaaatgcttaataatgtaaaaatttgagaaaaattttgtttaaataaaatttcccttcaggtgaaattttttaaaaaaagggaaatttctaaaattctagaaattttttttttattcttaaataaaattcttaataatgtaaacatttgagaaaaatcttgtttaaataaaatttcccttcaggggaaattttttaaaataagggaaattttcaaaattctatcaaatttttcttcattattagaaaaaatttttaaatattagaaaacttCTGGAAATTTtcgtaaaatacaaattttcctcaaagtaaatattcgaaaattaggaaaattttaaaaattaatttaaaaaaaggaacatttcatgattttaaaatctaaaattctgttttgtatttatatttttagggtGAAAACCATCAATGGGAGGAAATCGATCAAAAGGGCGATCGTCCGCCTACATGCTGCAATTTTCCGGTGGCTGTGGCCCGCGACTGCATGTATGTGTTTTCGGGACAAAGTGGTATGCAAATAACGAAttctttatttgaatttaattttaaaagcaaaacgtaagtaaaaaacaaaccctcaaatcaaacaaattattcaaaaacCCCTTAAATATAAcctgaaaattttcataaacagCTGGCGACGCATAGGCAACGAACATGTGTTAAGAGGTGTGGCTTCCCAACCTCCCTCAAGACGTTATGGTCATACCATGGTCCATCATGATCGTTTTCTATATGTTTTCGGGGGCTCTGCTGACTCTACTTTGCCCAATGATTTGCATTGCTATGATTTGGACTCTCAGGTGTGGTCGATTATACAACCTGAGCCCAATTCGGATGTACCCTCGGGCAGAGTATTCCATGCCAGTGCCGTGATAAGTGATGCCATGTATATATTTGGTGGGACGGTGGATAATAGTGTACGCCGCGGTGATACCTATCGCTTTCAATTCTCCAGCTATCCGAAATGCACGTTACGCGAAGATTATGgcaaattttttagtgaaaaacaaTTCTGCGATATACAATTCATTGTGGGACCCGAAGAAACCAAAATTATGTCTCATATAGCCTTTGTGGCGGCCAGATCGAAATATTTGCGTACAAAAATATTGGCCGCACGAGATGCCAGGCAACAGCAAATGGAAAAAGTATTTGGTTCGGGTTGCATCGAAGTGCGCAGTTGTCCGCCAGGCGCCAATCAAGAGCCTTTGCTGGAGGTGAGATTGCTCAATGCTAATCCCGAGGCTTTTGAGATTATACTCAATTATATATACACGGATCGTATTGATTTGAAAGATACGTATAATAAGAATATAATAATCTTAATAACGGATATTTATCAATTGGCTGGCTTGTTTTTAATGCCACGTTTGGCTCATGGCTGTATACAGTATTTggattttaaaatcaataaacaaAATGTCTTGGAGGCTTTGTATAATGCGGATAGAAAGAAGTAAGTTTTCTGGGTTTTatgggaaaaaaaaaataaaaattaatttttgttttccaaagaATACAAATTGTCAAGGATCATTGCATGCATTTCTTAATCAAAGAGGAAAACTTTACCGATGTGGTTATGTCCAATGAATTTAGTGATTTAGACAAACCTTTATTGGTGGAGATCATACGCAAAAAGCTAAATCCCAGCAAAATAGTGGCAGATCCCAATGTGGATAAAAATGTGGGTAAGTACACAGAAAcaaataagatttataaaaattttccattacatttttcaatttgtttaaggCACCACATTGGAAAGTGATATGGCGGTATTTTTGGAGTCCACGGGTAAAGATTTTTGTGATATCAATTTGGTGTTGGAGGGCCATGTTATAATGGCCCATAAATCCATATTGTCGGCTAGAACACAATATTTCCAGGCCATGTTTCGTTCATTTATGCCACCGGATAATACGGTTAATGTAAGTTTTAAATACTAAAGTAAAGCTTATAAAGGAAACACAATGATTCATGTGTTCCCTTATCCTTACAGATTTCCATTGGCGACATTTTACCCTCCGTCGAAGCCTTCCAATCTCTGCTGCGCTATATCTATTATGGCGAAACCAAATTACCACCCCAAGATGCTCTCTATCTGTTTCAGGCTCCCCATTTCTATGGTCTCTCCAACAATCGTTTACATTCGTTTTGCAAATATTCCCTAGAGCACAACATCACCTACGAGAATGTCCTGCAAACCCTAGAAGCTTCAGATTATACGAAAATTTTCGACATTAAAGAACATGCCTTAAAGTTAATTGTTAAGGATTTTGCTCGTGTGGCAAGGTTGCCGAAAATCTCCGGCCTCTCGCGTGAGCTTTTGCTGGAGATAATACGAGCTGTAGCCGATTCACATGGTGAATTTTTAACACGCATTAGTATTAATACAGATATCTGAAAATTGGTGTTATTACAGCCTGCTTTACAATTCCTATTGGCCTGGCTGCAAAAGGGCAACAATGCTGCCTGACACCTTAAAGTAAATTCTCTTaacgaacatatattttatgttttttttttattatttctctatattatcttaaatataataatagttaaagaaatattcttgtgttaaagaaatttatctAAATCTAAATGCTTTATAACactttattatctttattttaagaGTTATTTACTCTTAttatatagaaaacaatttcGTAAAATGCTTATGTACtcgaaattcttttaaaatactcTCTatctcatttaaattttattttaataaacgatttttttttagaattaatcTGTGTCTGTGTATTTTTAAGCTTCAAgcatgtttatttgtttttaagtggtgtatgtaattgtatgtcttattttttcttaatttttgtttaaaattattttaaataatctttttgttttatattaaatataaaattcaaaaagatttatacaaataaagctaaaaataaacttataacTTGAGTTTTCTTGGGTTTAAAggaactttaaataaaaagatagtaaaaaaaacttaccgGCAGCAAATTCTAAGTCCAAACAAAACCAAGTTCAGCAATTTAAGACAATGTCTGAATTAGAACTTTAACCTGTTAGTACAAGTTCTAATTGTGCTCAGCACTCTAATCGCTTGCAGATTTTAGGGGTCATCTTGGACTCTTGCCACAAAAGTTTAACTCCACTAAAGAAtttcatattttccaataaaaatccataaaatttctTGCTATTTCATTTATTAATCAGCTTTTTCAATGCCACAATTTCATTAAATAGGTAGGTATAATatgaaaatctataaaattgtaaaaaaaaaatcagatcaATCATGTActaatacttaatattttatgattatAAAATTGTCTGCAACTCTCCCTTACTATTCCTGCATTACACTCCCACTACTTTCAGATTTGTCCACCGCACCCGTTTCCAGTTTCATTAAATCCACCGATAACTCCAAGCATTTCATTTGTTCATCCAAAGCCTGCTGCTGCGAACGTAATTGCAAATTAAAGGGCCGTATACGCTGGGCAGCATCCTGTATGGTCTCTAATGTTTCCAGTAGATCCATAATTTTTGTCTGAGCATCACCATACTCCTCCAAAGTGCGCGGATCAATGGAATCATCATATTCACACAATTGCTGGTAAATACTGTCAACACGGCGATTGATACTTTCCACCTGCATGAGATAAATAATTCCTTTAATTGGtctttaataacaataaatatttgcataattaCCAATTTAATATGATCTTGTGTTAAAGTATTTTGTAATTCACTCATTTTTATGGAAATTCTATGCGgaattaaatgtataataacaacaaaaaattattaaactgtaaataaatttgaattgttgttgttgtttttttcgctAGGCAGCGCTGTCAATGGCAGCtgatattttgttttggttttaagcAGGGTTGTATTTTAAGCTAATAACAGGTTGGCAACTCAAGTGCAAGATAACGgttattttcagttttaatgataattttgtttaaaatagcaGCAATTAAGCAATAACattaagaaacaattttaaaaacatatctCC belongs to Calliphora vicina chromosome 4, idCalVici1.1, whole genome shotgun sequence and includes:
- the Lztr1 gene encoding leucine-zipper-like transcriptional regulator 1 homolog, which encodes MLRAILGSDSTDSQEDAAAAGVGTAASSSSVGGSGKNSNSPAAGSQGSKTAGGGTGKLASSFCRGGCSRSISSSAVLNNYDYGTPATVAPSTSTISGSGCIACEADKHYQQQHQQQHYHSETAERKSRRSFATRSSCSKMSHSSSSSMRGSSRSCLSNNSKSVSPGSYSCNALNVDFSTYTATHQWTKMLECAEFVGAKRSKHTVVAYKDAMYVFGGDNGKTMLNDLIRFGVKDKSWGRACATGTPPAPRYHHSAVVYCNSMFIFGGYTGDIHSNSNLTNKNDLFEYEFQRAMWVEWKFSGKMPVARSAHGAAVYDNKMWIYAGYDGNARLNDMWTLNLSGENHQWEEIDQKGDRPPTCCNFPVAVARDCMYVFSGQSGMQITNSLFEFNFKSKTWRRIGNEHVLRGVASQPPSRRYGHTMVHHDRFLYVFGGSADSTLPNDLHCYDLDSQVWSIIQPEPNSDVPSGRVFHASAVISDAMYIFGGTVDNSVRRGDTYRFQFSSYPKCTLREDYGKFFSEKQFCDIQFIVGPEETKIMSHIAFVAARSKYLRTKILAARDARQQQMEKVFGSGCIEVRSCPPGANQEPLLEVRLLNANPEAFEIILNYIYTDRIDLKDTYNKNIIILITDIYQLAGLFLMPRLAHGCIQYLDFKINKQNVLEALYNADRKKIQIVKDHCMHFLIKEENFTDVVMSNEFSDLDKPLLVEIIRKKLNPSKIVADPNVDKNVGTTLESDMAVFLESTGKDFCDINLVLEGHVIMAHKSILSARTQYFQAMFRSFMPPDNTVNISIGDILPSVEAFQSLLRYIYYGETKLPPQDALYLFQAPHFYGLSNNRLHSFCKYSLEHNITYENVLQTLEASDYTKIFDIKEHALKLIVKDFARVARLPKISGLSRELLLEIIRAVADSHGEFLTRISINTDI
- the LOC135957857 gene encoding uncharacterized protein LOC135957857, whose product is MSELQNTLTQDHIKLVESINRRVDSIYQQLCEYDDSIDPRTLEEYGDAQTKIMDLLETLETIQDAAQRIRPFNLQLRSQQQALDEQMKCLELSVDLMKLETGAVDKSESSGSVMQE